A window from Osmia lignaria lignaria isolate PbOS001 chromosome 8, iyOsmLign1, whole genome shotgun sequence encodes these proteins:
- the LOC117608785 gene encoding dnaJ homolog subfamily C member 11, whose amino-acid sequence MDEDNDKEHLLEDDYYTFLNIPRNATQEEINNAYRRQSKLYHPDKHVDPVHKKEAEVLFNRTKEAYKVLSNPHQRAIYDSVGIRGLQTDGWEIVERTKTPQEIREEYEHLAKEAEERKLMQLTNPTTSIVMNINATDLFDRYDDDDYEDSRNILSCLEVSGMSFTQSIEAPLTLQDTVTLYGQVTTQNGIGSGSVNFAARRLLSSKGWVEVDFGAGNGPMLGFKGFRVLPHKLMLNGGTILEFTPVEMKANLVGTLSMELDTHTIGQLTYNAGPESAMSTAIVRDTSRSYTSFRLQFGIQRSFLSLNYTHKMEERGMKLRGGVKVGTFGVTVEYGAEKKISRHSKIFATVCAGVPTGVALKIKLKRSFQTYSFPIQLSDELLPATVFYATVVPLVTWVFVKKMVIDPMVKKRMEREKEKEKEVNKTRMMEKQKEAESATKLMSATVSRIRAQEEAKKGLIITKALYGRFVYPQEEQYNSEQPMRRDEVIDVTIPLQCLVKDSKLILYDASKSELPGFYDPCVGEEKQLLIQYLFRSRTHECIVKDNAPVRIPLPSHRVNTT is encoded by the exons atggaCGAGGATAACGATAAGGAACATTTGTTGGAAGATGATTATTACACGTTCCTCAATATCCCTAGAAAT GCAACCCAAGAAGAGATCAATAATGCTTACCGCAGACAAAGCAAACTTTATCACCCTGATAAACACGTGGACCCTGTGCATAAGAAGGAAGCGGAGGTTTTATTCAACCGTACTAAAGAAGCGTACAAAG TTTTAAGTAATCCGCATCAGAGAGCCATTTATGATTCTGTGGGAATTCGAGGCTTACAAACGGATGGATGGGAGATCGTGGAACGTACGAAAACCCCTCAAGAAATCAGAGAGGAGTACGAGCATCTTGCTAAGGAAGCTGAAGAAAGAAAGTTAATGCAACTGACAAATCCTACCACTAGTATCGTAATGAATATCAATGCCACGGATCTTTTTGACAGATACGACGACGATGACTATGAAGATAG caGGAACATACTTTCATGCTTAGAAGTCAGTGGAATGTCGTTCACACAATCTATCGAGGCACCTCTTACTTTACAAGACACTGTAACCCTGTACGGGCAGGTGACTACTCAAAATGGCATAGGGAGCGGTTCTGTTAATTTCGCGGCCAGACGATTGCTCTCGTCGAAAGGTTGGGTAGAAGTAGACTTTGGTGCCGGCAATGGACCGATGTTGGGCTTTAAAGGTTTCCGTGTGTTGCCCCACAAATTAATGCTTAACGGAGGTACCATATTGGAGTTCACACCGGTCGAGATGAAGGCGAATCTTGTAGGGA CCTTGTCGATGGAGTTAGATACCCATACTATAGGGCAGCTTACGTACAATGCAGGTCCAGAAAGCGCGATGAGTACAGCGATCGTAAGAGACACTTCTAGATCTTATACATCGTTTCGATTACAATTTGGTATTCAGCGGTCGTTTCTTAGTCTTAATTACACTCACAAGATGGAAGAGAGAGGAATGAAACTACGAGGAGGTGTGAA GGTTGGCACGTTCGGAGTGACCGTTGAATATGGAGCAGAGAAGAAGATTTCACGTCACAGTAAAATTTTCGCCACAGTATGCGCCGGAGTGCCAACAGGAGTTgcgttaaaaattaaattaaaacgttCCTTTCAAACGTATTCGTTTCCCATTCAGTTGAGCGACGAACTTCTTCCAGCAACTGTCTTCTATGCCACTGTAGTTCCTTTAGTAACATGGGTGTTCGTGAAAAAGATGGTGATAGATCCTATGGTAAAGAAACGAATGGAACgtgaaaaggagaaagaaaaggaggtGAACAAAACTAGAATGATGGAGAAACAAAAAGAAGCAGAAAGTGCTACCAAATTAATGAGCGCAACGGTCAGCAGAATAAGAGCTCAGGAAGAAGCGAAGAAAGGTTTGATTATTACCAAAGCATTGTATGGACGATTTGTCTATCCTCAAGAGGAGCAGTATAATTCAGAGCAGCCCATGCGCAGAGATGAAGTGATAGATGTAACTATTCCTTTGCAGTGCTTAGTGAAGGATTCAAAGTTAATTCTTTATGATGCTTCCAAG AGCGAGCTACCAGGCTTTTATGATCCATGCGTTGGAGAGGAGAAACAGTTATTAATACAATATCTGTTTCGTAGTCGAACACACGAATGTATCGTAAAGGACAATGCACCAGTTAGAATACCATTACCAT CACACAGAGTAAATACGACATGA